One genomic window of Sebaldella sp. S0638 includes the following:
- the hydE gene encoding [FeFe] hydrogenase H-cluster radical SAM maturase HydE, whose amino-acid sequence MEQILEKENLTKDDLIYLMKLTKQDDLNKLYEKAYSIKEKYVGKKAYYRGLIEFSNKCIKNCYYCGIRSGNESVERFDMTGDEIIKMAKWAYENNYGSVTLQSGERQDKNFEKFVKDMIHDIKKVSDGKLGLTLCLGEQTEDIYREWFEAGGHRYLLRIETTNEELYKVIHPDNDIHSFQKRVDCLKTLKKIGYQVGTGVMIGLPGQTEEDLVNDILFFEKMDIDMIGMGPYVVHKDTPMGKDVIENNLNTEEEKYKRFVLGLKMVAITRLYLKDVNIAATTALQALNPLGRELGLKAGANILMPIITIEEHREKYQLYDNKPCIDDNAEECKVCLTGRVSSVGDIVGYGEWGDSPHFKRKK is encoded by the coding sequence TTGGAGCAGATATTAGAGAAAGAAAATTTAACAAAAGACGACCTGATTTATTTAATGAAACTCACAAAACAGGATGATCTTAATAAATTGTATGAAAAAGCATACAGCATAAAAGAAAAGTATGTGGGGAAAAAGGCTTATTACAGAGGTTTAATAGAGTTTTCAAATAAATGTATCAAAAATTGTTATTACTGCGGTATAAGGTCTGGTAATGAGAGTGTGGAAAGATTTGATATGACCGGTGATGAAATAATCAAAATGGCCAAATGGGCATATGAAAATAATTACGGGTCTGTTACACTTCAGTCAGGTGAAAGACAGGATAAAAATTTTGAAAAATTTGTAAAGGATATGATTCATGACATAAAAAAAGTAAGTGACGGAAAGCTCGGGCTTACATTATGTCTTGGAGAACAGACAGAAGACATATACAGAGAATGGTTTGAAGCAGGCGGTCACAGATATCTGCTGAGAATAGAGACTACAAATGAAGAACTCTATAAGGTAATCCATCCCGATAATGATATTCACTCATTTCAAAAAAGAGTAGACTGTCTGAAAACATTAAAAAAAATTGGATATCAGGTAGGAACTGGAGTAATGATAGGGCTTCCCGGACAGACAGAGGAAGATCTGGTAAATGATATTTTGTTTTTTGAAAAAATGGATATTGATATGATAGGTATGGGTCCTTATGTTGTACATAAAGATACACCTATGGGAAAAGACGTAATAGAAAATAATCTTAATACAGAAGAGGAGAAATACAAAAGATTTGTATTAGGACTAAAGATGGTAGCAATAACAAGACTCTATCTAAAAGATGTTAATATAGCGGCGACAACGGCACTTCAGGCATTGAATCCCCTTGGCAGGGAGCTTGGACTGAAAGCCGGGGCAAATATATTAATGCCGATAATAACAATAGAAGAGCACAGGGAAAAATATCAGCTGTATGATAATAAACCATGTATTGATGATAATGCCGAAGAATGCAAAGTATGTCTCACAGGAAGGGTTTCAAGCGTGGGAGATATAGTAGGCTACGGCGAATGGGGAGATTCTCCTCATTTCAAAAGAAAAAAATAA
- a CDS encoding NADP-dependent glyceraldehyde-3-phosphate dehydrogenase — protein MAEMKNYKNLINGEWKESKEQITIYSPIDNKEMGKVQAMTHKEIDEAMNAAKAAMKAWREVPIVERAKVLYKAAELLEKRKDEIGEILAGEVSKNLKSAVSEVVRTADLIRYTAEEGIRVHGEVMKGDTFEAASKNKLAIIRREPMGVVLAIAPFNYPINLSASKIAPALIGGNVVIFKPPTQGAISGLLLTEVFEEAGVPKGVLNSVTGKGSVIGDYLIAHPDVNFINFTGSTEVGEKIGEVSGMKPILLELGGKDAAIVLEDADLEKAASEIIAGAFSYSGQRCTAIKRVLVVEEVADKLTEILEKKVSALSVGDPFDNAEITPLISNKAADFVVELIDDAVSKGAKVINHPKREGNLIWPGVFDNVTLDMRIAWEEPFGPILPIIRVKDENEAIEISNKSEYGLQAAIFTKDTTRALEIADQLEVGTVHMNNKTQRGPDNFPFLGIKKSGVGVQGIRYSIESMTKLKSVVINI, from the coding sequence ATGGCAGAAATGAAAAATTATAAAAATCTGATAAATGGAGAATGGAAAGAGTCAAAAGAGCAGATCACAATATATTCTCCTATTGATAATAAAGAAATGGGAAAAGTACAGGCTATGACGCATAAGGAAATAGACGAGGCAATGAATGCTGCTAAAGCAGCGATGAAAGCCTGGAGAGAGGTTCCTATAGTGGAAAGAGCGAAAGTTTTGTATAAAGCTGCAGAGCTTCTGGAAAAGAGAAAAGATGAGATCGGCGAGATTCTTGCCGGAGAAGTATCAAAAAATCTGAAATCAGCTGTTTCTGAAGTAGTGAGAACAGCTGATTTAATAAGATACACAGCAGAAGAGGGAATAAGGGTACATGGTGAGGTTATGAAAGGTGACACTTTCGAGGCAGCAAGTAAAAATAAACTGGCGATTATAAGAAGAGAGCCTATGGGAGTGGTGCTGGCAATAGCACCGTTTAACTATCCTATAAATCTTTCCGCATCAAAAATAGCTCCGGCTCTTATAGGAGGAAATGTAGTAATATTCAAGCCGCCTACTCAGGGAGCAATAAGCGGTCTTCTGCTTACAGAGGTTTTTGAAGAGGCAGGTGTTCCAAAGGGAGTGCTTAACAGTGTTACAGGAAAAGGAAGTGTGATAGGTGATTATCTGATAGCACATCCTGACGTAAACTTCATTAATTTTACAGGAAGTACTGAAGTGGGAGAGAAAATAGGAGAAGTATCAGGAATGAAGCCTATTTTACTTGAACTTGGAGGGAAAGACGCAGCAATTGTTCTTGAGGATGCTGATCTTGAAAAGGCTGCCAGTGAGATCATAGCTGGTGCATTCAGCTATTCTGGGCAGAGATGTACTGCTATTAAAAGAGTGCTTGTAGTAGAAGAGGTCGCTGATAAACTGACAGAAATACTGGAAAAAAAAGTAAGCGCTCTATCAGTGGGAGATCCGTTTGATAATGCTGAAATAACACCGCTTATAAGCAATAAAGCCGCTGACTTCGTAGTAGAGCTGATCGATGATGCAGTGTCAAAAGGTGCTAAAGTTATTAACCATCCTAAGAGAGAAGGCAATCTTATATGGCCGGGAGTATTCGACAATGTAACTCTTGATATGAGAATAGCTTGGGAAGAACCTTTTGGACCTATACTTCCAATAATAAGAGTAAAAGATGAAAATGAAGCTATAGAGATTTCGAATAAATCAGAATATGGTCTTCAGGCTGCTATCTTCACAAAGGATACTACAAGAGCTTTGGAAATAGCCGACCAGCTTGAAGTGGGAACTGTTCATATGAACAATAAAACACAGAGAGGGCCTGATAACTTTCCGTTTTTGGGAATAAAGAAGTCCGGAGTAGGTGTCCAGGGGATAAGATACAGTATAGAAAGTATGACGAAATTAAAATCTGTTGTTATAAATATCTAA
- a CDS encoding cysteine desulfurase family protein — translation MIYLDNAASTRILPEVVQEMVKNCEQYYGNPSSIHSAGQKAKKLLENSREIIAGLFGAEGKEIIFTSGGAEGNTLVIKGAAEAYSYKGKHIITSDIEHPTVLNTFLDLEEKGYEITYLHTDKNGVVNVDELRDSLRPDTIMVSVMSSNNETGVVQPIEEIGKILSKTAVFFHVDAVQSIGKDILYPKESRISAFTASAHKFYGPKGTGIVFLDKNFLVKKQIFGGHQERNRRAGTENLNSIFGMQKALEVIYGNIFQEQMNEKRLHDYMEKRIKNEINDVVINGEEADRLNTVTSLTIRGCDVQTLLVALDLRGICVSAGSACMSGAFLESPVLKAMGLSKEDLKSTIRISIGRYNTAEEIDFFIENLKEIVKIERGE, via the coding sequence ATGATTTATCTGGATAATGCAGCTTCTACCAGAATTTTACCTGAAGTAGTTCAGGAAATGGTAAAGAACTGCGAACAATATTATGGAAATCCGTCGTCTATTCACAGTGCAGGGCAGAAAGCGAAAAAGCTGCTGGAAAACAGCAGGGAAATAATAGCTGGCCTGTTTGGTGCTGAAGGAAAAGAGATAATCTTTACTTCCGGCGGTGCTGAAGGAAATACTCTGGTTATAAAGGGTGCGGCGGAAGCCTATTCTTATAAGGGGAAACATATCATAACAAGTGACATAGAGCATCCGACAGTTCTTAATACTTTTTTGGACTTAGAAGAAAAAGGATACGAAATCACTTATCTCCACACTGACAAAAACGGAGTGGTAAATGTAGACGAATTAAGGGATTCATTAAGACCTGATACGATAATGGTATCTGTTATGAGTTCCAATAATGAAACAGGAGTTGTCCAGCCGATAGAGGAAATCGGTAAGATATTATCCAAAACAGCTGTTTTTTTCCATGTTGATGCAGTGCAGAGCATAGGAAAGGATATTCTTTATCCAAAAGAATCGAGAATATCAGCTTTTACTGCAAGTGCGCATAAGTTTTACGGACCGAAGGGGACAGGGATAGTTTTTCTGGATAAAAATTTTCTGGTTAAAAAGCAGATATTTGGCGGGCATCAAGAAAGAAACAGAAGAGCAGGTACAGAGAATCTTAATTCTATTTTTGGAATGCAGAAAGCTCTGGAAGTAATATACGGGAATATTTTTCAGGAACAGATGAATGAGAAAAGACTCCATGATTATATGGAAAAGAGAATTAAGAATGAAATAAATGACGTAGTAATAAACGGAGAAGAAGCTGACAGGCTGAACACAGTAACGAGTCTTACCATAAGAGGCTGTGATGTACAGACTCTGCTTGTAGCGCTGGATCTCAGGGGAATATGTGTAAGTGCCGGTTCTGCCTGTATGTCAGGAGCTTTTTTAGAGTCTCCGGTATTAAAGGCTATGGGATTATCAAAAGAAGACTTGAAATCTACTATAAGAATCAGCATAGGAAGATATAATACAGCAGAAGAAATTGACTTTTTTATTGAGAATCTAAAGGAAATTGTAAAAATCGAAAGAGGCGAGTAA